From Synechococcus sp. A10-1-5-1, a single genomic window includes:
- the ruvX gene encoding Holliday junction resolvase RuvX, with product MAAPAARSVLSLDVGRKRIGLAGCDPLGLTVKALPALHRGRYPADLKHLQSLVRERRIVALVVGLPLDAQQQPTAQAEHCRRYGERLARDLELPLAFVNEYASSWDAAERFGLHGDRTGALDSAAAALLLEQWLQEGPEPAAVSKATPAIGLGSDAQAS from the coding sequence GTGGCGGCGCCGGCCGCCCGATCGGTGCTGTCCCTGGATGTGGGGCGCAAACGGATCGGCCTGGCCGGTTGTGATCCACTTGGCCTCACCGTCAAAGCGCTTCCAGCTCTCCATCGCGGCCGCTATCCCGCAGACCTCAAGCACCTCCAGAGCCTGGTACGGGAACGCCGGATCGTGGCACTGGTGGTGGGACTCCCCCTCGATGCCCAGCAGCAGCCCACCGCCCAGGCGGAGCACTGCCGACGCTATGGCGAGCGTCTAGCCAGGGATCTGGAGCTGCCCCTGGCCTTCGTCAATGAGTACGCCAGCAGCTGGGATGCGGCCGAGCGCTTTGGCCTGCACGGTGACCGCACAGGAGCCCTCGACAGTGCCGCCGCCGCATTGCTCTTGGAGCAGTGGCTGCAGGAAGGACCCGAACCGGCAGCGGTCAGCAAGGCGACCCCAGCGATTGGCCTGGGGTCCGATGCCCAGGCATCCTGA
- a CDS encoding DUF3727 domain-containing protein yields the protein MSTDGPSINGTGDVPTVLVRDQSGRQLLCFLEQLIPLEGKDYALLTPVDTPVCLVQIAENENGEDEVIEELSNAEPILSIADVVLQEHDLTLVRSAVTLTVSGDLEEPDPEEYEDDELEGDEEDETDLYEMLIQFKAEDKEYGLFIPLDPFFVVARMENGEGVLVEGEEFERVQPLIEAELEDRELGDD from the coding sequence ATGAGCACTGACGGCCCCAGCATCAACGGCACCGGTGATGTCCCCACCGTGCTGGTGCGGGACCAGAGCGGGCGTCAACTGCTCTGCTTCCTTGAGCAACTGATCCCTCTCGAGGGCAAGGACTACGCCCTACTGACCCCCGTCGACACCCCGGTCTGCTTGGTTCAAATCGCCGAGAACGAAAATGGCGAAGACGAGGTCATCGAAGAGCTGAGCAACGCCGAGCCGATCCTCTCGATCGCGGATGTGGTGCTGCAGGAGCACGACCTGACCCTCGTGCGCTCCGCCGTCACCCTCACCGTCAGTGGTGACCTGGAAGAGCCCGACCCCGAGGAGTACGAGGACGACGAGCTCGAAGGTGATGAAGAGGACGAAACCGACCTCTACGAAATGCTGATCCAGTTCAAGGCCGAGGACAAGGAATACGGCCTGTTCATCCCTCTGGATCCCTTCTTTGTGGTCGCCCGCATGGAAAACGGCGAAGGCGTGCTGGTGGAAGGCGAGGAGTTTGAGCGGGTCCAGCCTTTGATCGAAGCGGAACTCGAGGACCGCGAACTCGGTGACGACTGA
- a CDS encoding YqeG family HAD IIIA-type phosphatase, whose protein sequence is MTTDSVTRRSISELLQPDLVAAGTLVDLPLHGLLTQGIRALVLDVDRTLLPHRGSTLPEPMEAWLKQAQATMPLHLFSNNPSRARIGGVAERLGVDFTTSAGKPRRSPLRRVLEQLDIPPAQVAMVGDRVFTDVLVGNRLGLYTVLVKPIDPSGQACRHDHWQRFEVKLAQLAGADLS, encoded by the coding sequence GTGACGACTGACTCGGTGACCCGTCGCTCCATTTCTGAGCTGCTCCAGCCCGATCTGGTGGCGGCCGGCACCCTGGTGGACCTTCCCCTGCATGGCCTGCTGACCCAGGGGATCAGGGCCCTGGTCCTGGATGTGGATCGGACCCTGCTGCCCCACCGGGGCTCAACCCTGCCTGAACCGATGGAGGCCTGGCTGAAGCAGGCCCAGGCGACCATGCCCCTTCACCTGTTCAGCAACAACCCCTCCCGCGCCCGCATTGGCGGGGTAGCCGAACGCTTGGGCGTGGACTTCACCACCAGTGCTGGAAAACCGCGGCGCTCCCCCCTACGGCGGGTCCTTGAGCAACTCGACATCCCCCCCGCCCAGGTGGCGATGGTGGGGGACCGCGTCTTCACCGATGTTCTGGTGGGGAATCGGCTGGGCCTCTACACCGTGCTGGTGAAGCCCATCGATCCCAGTGGTCAGGCCTGCCGCCATGACCATTGGCAGCGCTTTGAGGTGAAGTTGGCCCAACTCGCTGGAGCAGACCTCTCCTAA
- the proB gene encoding glutamate 5-kinase, with product MAKRRVIKVGTSVLRGSGARGTDQVIADLASSLCGLWRREEPVVLVTSGAVGLGCQALQLGDRPMELEALQASAAVGQGRLMTLYDQAFAAHGRCVAQVLLTRADLASRRRYQNACRTLEQLLCWGVTPVINENDTLATDELRFGDNDTLSALAAVAIQADELVLLTDIDSLYSGDPRNDADARPIPEVNSLAEIEALAGVAKGGGRWGTGGMTTKLSAARIATASGIQVRLADGRDPAVLEALLAGEPVGTLFRPSETPLSSRKGWLAHALLPKGSITVDAGAEQALLEQGASLLAAGVRNVEGTFGRREAVRVISQDGREVARGLCAVASDELLAIQGQRGVVIHRDHLVVIASN from the coding sequence ATGGCAAAACGCCGGGTCATCAAAGTCGGCACCAGCGTTCTGCGGGGCTCCGGTGCCCGCGGGACCGACCAGGTCATCGCCGATCTGGCCTCGAGCCTCTGCGGCCTCTGGCGGCGCGAGGAACCGGTGGTGCTTGTCACCAGTGGTGCCGTGGGCCTGGGGTGCCAGGCCCTGCAACTGGGTGATCGACCCATGGAACTGGAGGCACTACAAGCGTCAGCGGCCGTCGGACAGGGCCGGCTGATGACCCTGTATGACCAGGCCTTTGCCGCCCACGGTCGCTGCGTCGCCCAGGTGCTGCTGACCCGGGCCGATCTGGCCTCCAGGCGTCGCTACCAAAACGCCTGCCGCACCCTCGAGCAGCTGCTGTGCTGGGGGGTCACCCCGGTGATCAACGAGAACGACACCCTGGCGACCGATGAGCTTCGCTTTGGGGATAACGACACCCTCTCAGCGCTGGCGGCAGTGGCCATCCAGGCCGACGAGCTGGTGCTGCTAACCGATATCGACAGCCTCTATTCCGGCGATCCCCGCAATGATGCCGACGCCAGGCCGATCCCTGAGGTCAATTCCCTCGCCGAGATCGAAGCCTTGGCCGGTGTGGCCAAGGGGGGAGGCCGCTGGGGCACCGGCGGGATGACGACCAAGCTTTCAGCCGCGCGAATCGCCACAGCCAGCGGGATTCAGGTGCGCCTGGCCGATGGCCGCGACCCCGCTGTGCTGGAAGCGCTCTTGGCTGGGGAACCGGTTGGAACCCTCTTCCGCCCCAGTGAGACACCCCTGAGCAGCCGCAAGGGTTGGCTCGCCCATGCGCTGCTGCCCAAGGGCAGCATCACCGTCGATGCCGGGGCCGAACAGGCGCTCCTGGAACAGGGAGCCTCTCTCCTGGCGGCTGGGGTCCGCAACGTGGAGGGCACCTTTGGCCGGCGCGAAGCGGTACGCGTCATCAGCCAGGACGGCCGGGAGGTGGCCCGGGGCCTCTGCGCAGTTGCCAGTGACGAATTGCTGGCGATCCAAGGACAACGCGGCGTGGTGATTCACCGGGATCACCTGGTGGTGATCGCCAGCAACTGA
- the lpxD gene encoding UDP-3-O-(3-hydroxymyristoyl)glucosamine N-acyltransferase, translating into MRFSQLLSQLSEVKAAGGIESLQHHLGDDPELGTAAALDQALSGQVSFLEAGNALAAALNASGASAVLLPAKGNECEAAQTEASAKGMAWVALADPRLGFAETLEALYPRAPKAPGVHPSAVIAPEAVVGMGSHVGANVVIGSDVQIGASCTIHPNVVIYDDVQISDGCELHAGAVLHPGSRLGRGCVVHSNAVVGSEGFGFVPTASGWRKMPQTGLVVLEDGVEVGCGSTIDRPSVGETRIGAGSKIDNLVHIGHGVTTGKGCALAAQVGIAGGARLGNGVILAGQVGLANKAVMGDRSIASSKSGVHGEVAAGEVVSGYPAIPNRLWLRCSAVFNKLPELTKALRQLEKQAKP; encoded by the coding sequence ATGCGCTTCAGCCAACTGCTCAGCCAACTGAGCGAGGTGAAGGCCGCAGGTGGGATCGAATCCCTTCAGCACCACCTCGGGGACGATCCCGAACTTGGAACCGCGGCAGCCCTCGATCAGGCCCTCAGTGGTCAGGTGAGTTTCCTGGAGGCCGGCAATGCCCTGGCGGCCGCTCTCAATGCCAGTGGCGCCAGTGCCGTGCTGCTGCCGGCCAAAGGCAACGAATGCGAAGCCGCCCAAACGGAAGCCAGCGCCAAGGGCATGGCCTGGGTTGCCCTCGCCGACCCGCGTCTGGGCTTTGCTGAAACCCTCGAGGCCCTTTACCCCCGCGCCCCGAAAGCCCCGGGGGTTCACCCCAGCGCCGTCATTGCCCCCGAGGCGGTGGTGGGCATGGGCAGCCATGTCGGGGCCAATGTCGTCATCGGTAGCGATGTGCAGATCGGTGCCTCCTGCACGATCCACCCGAACGTCGTGATCTACGACGACGTGCAGATCAGCGATGGCTGTGAACTGCATGCGGGAGCCGTGCTCCACCCGGGCTCCCGCCTCGGCCGAGGCTGCGTCGTTCATTCGAATGCGGTGGTCGGCAGCGAGGGCTTTGGCTTTGTTCCCACCGCCAGCGGCTGGCGCAAGATGCCGCAGACCGGCCTGGTCGTTCTCGAGGACGGTGTTGAGGTGGGCTGTGGCAGCACGATCGATCGCCCGTCCGTGGGGGAGACACGCATCGGAGCCGGCAGCAAGATCGACAACCTTGTCCATATCGGCCACGGCGTGACCACCGGCAAAGGCTGCGCCCTGGCCGCCCAGGTCGGCATTGCCGGCGGAGCCCGGCTCGGCAACGGAGTCATCCTGGCCGGACAGGTGGGACTGGCCAACAAGGCCGTCATGGGGGATCGCTCGATCGCCTCGTCCAAATCCGGGGTCCATGGAGAAGTTGCCGCTGGCGAGGTCGTGAGCGGCTACCCAGCCATCCCCAATCGCCTCTGGCTGCGATGCTCCGCGGTCTTCAACAAACTGCCCGAGCTGACCAAGGCGCTCCGCCAGCTCGAGAAACAAGCCAAGCCGTAG
- the leuB gene encoding 3-isopropylmalate dehydrogenase → MTSFRITLLPGDGIGPEITAVARQMLDAVSRSHGFELIYDEQPMGGCAIDATGEPLPASTLAACKAADAVLLAAIGSPQYDTLPREKRPESGLLGLRSGMGLFANLRPVKIIPALIDASTLKREVIEGVDLMVVRELTGGVYFGTPKGRVEADGRVRGFNTMAYFDDEIDRIAKVGFDIAQQRSGRLCSVDKANVLDVSQLWRDRVEALHASSYSGVELSHMYVDNAAMQLVRNPRQFDVLLTSNLFGDILSDEAAMLSGSIGMLPSASLGESGPGLFEPIHGSAPDIARQDKANPMAMVLSAAMMLRVGLKQDAAAGALEQAVDRVLAQGYRTGDLMAQGCTQLGCKAMGDQLLAALEA, encoded by the coding sequence ATGACCAGCTTCCGGATCACCTTGCTCCCCGGTGACGGGATCGGTCCTGAGATCACGGCGGTGGCCCGCCAGATGCTGGATGCGGTGAGCCGCAGCCACGGCTTCGAGCTGATCTACGACGAGCAGCCCATGGGTGGCTGTGCGATCGACGCCACCGGCGAACCGCTCCCCGCCAGCACCCTGGCGGCCTGCAAAGCAGCCGACGCCGTCCTTCTGGCCGCGATCGGCTCCCCCCAATACGACACCCTGCCCCGCGAGAAGCGTCCCGAGTCCGGACTGCTGGGTTTGCGTTCCGGCATGGGTCTCTTCGCCAATCTGCGCCCGGTCAAGATCATCCCGGCCTTGATTGATGCCTCCACGCTCAAGCGGGAGGTGATTGAAGGGGTGGACCTGATGGTGGTCCGCGAACTCACCGGTGGCGTCTACTTCGGAACCCCGAAAGGCCGCGTCGAAGCCGATGGACGGGTGCGTGGTTTCAACACCATGGCCTACTTCGACGATGAAATTGATCGCATCGCCAAGGTGGGCTTTGACATCGCCCAGCAGCGCAGCGGCCGCCTCTGCAGCGTCGACAAAGCCAACGTCCTGGACGTCAGCCAACTCTGGCGCGACCGCGTCGAAGCGCTGCATGCCAGCAGCTACTCAGGCGTGGAGCTCAGCCACATGTACGTGGACAACGCTGCGATGCAACTGGTCCGCAACCCCCGTCAGTTCGACGTGTTGCTCACCAGCAATCTCTTCGGCGACATCCTCAGCGATGAAGCCGCCATGCTCAGCGGCTCCATTGGCATGTTGCCTTCCGCCTCCCTTGGCGAGAGCGGCCCTGGCCTGTTTGAGCCGATCCACGGCTCCGCACCAGACATCGCCCGCCAGGACAAGGCCAATCCGATGGCAATGGTTCTCAGCGCTGCGATGATGCTGCGGGTGGGCCTCAAGCAAGACGCCGCTGCGGGCGCCCTTGAGCAGGCCGTCGACCGGGTCCTGGCCCAGGGCTATCGCACCGGTGACCTGATGGCTCAGGGCTGCACCCAACTGGGCTGCAAGGCCATGGGCGATCAACTGCTGGCAGCCCTGGAAGCCTGA
- a CDS encoding phosphoribulokinase, which translates to MSKRHPVVAVTGSSGAGTSTVKRAFEHIFKREGITPAVVEGDSYHRYERAAMKEAMGAALAKGENFSHFGPEANLFDKLEELFRSYSESGGGQKRYYLHSVEEAADHNARLGTNLEPGQFTPWENIPSGTDLLFYEGLHGGVKGEGYDVAGLADLLVGVVPIVNLEWIQKISRDNAERGYSAEATVDTILRRMPDYINHICPQFSQTDINFQRVPTVDTSNPFMIRNIPTPDESFVIIHFRKGAREKWGIDFTYLLDMIHDSFMSSPTSIVVNGGKMGFAMELILTPIIHRMIEEKKKLA; encoded by the coding sequence ATGTCGAAGCGTCACCCGGTTGTGGCTGTCACCGGTTCCTCCGGCGCAGGCACCAGCACCGTGAAGCGTGCCTTTGAGCACATCTTCAAGCGCGAGGGAATCACCCCTGCAGTTGTGGAAGGCGACAGCTACCACCGCTACGAGCGCGCCGCCATGAAGGAGGCCATGGGCGCTGCTCTGGCCAAGGGCGAGAACTTCTCCCACTTCGGCCCCGAAGCCAACCTGTTCGACAAGCTCGAGGAGCTGTTCCGCAGCTACAGCGAGAGCGGCGGTGGCCAGAAGCGCTATTACCTGCACTCCGTTGAAGAGGCTGCCGACCACAACGCCCGCCTCGGAACCAACCTCGAACCCGGTCAGTTCACCCCCTGGGAAAACATCCCCTCCGGCACCGACCTGCTCTTCTATGAAGGCCTGCACGGCGGTGTGAAAGGCGAGGGCTACGACGTGGCAGGCCTGGCCGATCTACTCGTGGGCGTGGTTCCCATCGTCAACCTGGAGTGGATCCAAAAGATCTCCCGCGACAACGCCGAGCGCGGTTACTCCGCCGAGGCCACCGTTGACACGATCCTGCGCCGGATGCCGGATTACATCAACCACATCTGCCCGCAGTTCAGCCAGACCGACATCAATTTCCAGCGTGTCCCCACCGTGGACACCTCGAACCCCTTCATGATCCGGAACATCCCCACCCCGGATGAATCCTTCGTGATCATTCACTTCCGCAAGGGTGCTCGCGAGAAGTGGGGTATCGACTTCACCTACCTGCTCGACATGATCCACGATTCGTTCATGTCCAGCCCCACCTCGATCGTGGTGAACGGCGGCAAGATGGGCTTTGCGATGGAGCTGATCCTGACCCCGATCATTCACCGCATGATCGAAGAGAAGAAGAAGCTGGCCTGA
- a CDS encoding A24 family peptidase, whose protein sequence is MLGTLPSTVLLLITALGLCIGSFLNVVAWRYPRQESVVQPRSHCPDCGTRLGWSENIPVLSWVLLRGRCRHCQSPISLRYPAVELLCGGLFLAAALGYPEALGQAPGGLILVAGWCLVSLLLPLVLIDLDQLWLPEPLCRTGVLVGLVFTLLAVFSQSGGPEPQLLLWHLLAASAGLLGFEATSAAGQTLLGKPALGLGDAKLAALLGAWLGLTGLGLSVALAVLSGAIFGLIGLLSGRLKRGQPFPFGPFLAAAGLAVWMAGNSFWLQQLSRHLGWSAL, encoded by the coding sequence ATGCTCGGCACTCTCCCCTCCACGGTTCTGCTGCTGATCACGGCCCTGGGGCTCTGCATTGGCAGCTTCTTAAATGTCGTCGCCTGGCGCTATCCCCGCCAAGAATCGGTGGTTCAGCCCCGCAGCCACTGCCCGGACTGCGGGACGCGCCTGGGCTGGAGCGAGAACATCCCAGTCCTCAGCTGGGTTCTGCTGCGCGGGCGTTGCCGCCACTGCCAGAGCCCGATCAGCCTGCGCTACCCGGCGGTAGAGCTGCTCTGCGGAGGGCTCTTCCTGGCTGCAGCCCTGGGCTACCCCGAAGCCCTTGGCCAAGCCCCAGGGGGCCTGATCCTTGTAGCTGGCTGGTGCCTGGTGTCCCTGCTGCTCCCCCTGGTGCTGATTGATCTGGACCAGCTCTGGCTGCCTGAGCCCCTCTGCCGCACCGGGGTGCTGGTGGGCCTTGTCTTCACCCTGCTGGCCGTCTTCAGCCAAAGCGGAGGGCCCGAGCCGCAGCTTTTGCTCTGGCATCTGCTCGCCGCCAGTGCTGGCCTACTGGGGTTTGAAGCCACCAGCGCCGCAGGCCAGACCCTGCTCGGCAAGCCTGCCCTGGGTTTAGGCGATGCGAAGTTGGCCGCCCTACTGGGCGCCTGGCTTGGGCTCACAGGCCTCGGGCTCAGCGTGGCCCTCGCCGTGCTCTCCGGCGCGATCTTTGGCCTGATCGGTCTGCTCAGCGGCCGCTTGAAGCGCGGCCAACCCTTCCCTTTTGGCCCCTTCCTGGCCGCCGCTGGACTGGCGGTCTGGATGGCTGGAAACAGCTTCTGGCTGCAACAGCTCAGCAGGCACTTGGGCTGGAGCGCCCTTTAA
- the accD gene encoding acetyl-CoA carboxylase, carboxyltransferase subunit beta, which produces MSLFDWFADRRKTAPAVRNAQEVNEDDGLWSKCPECGLVVYRKDLAANASVCSGCGYHHRIFSEERIRLIADEGSFEALDTELCPTDPLAFKDRRSYADRIRDTQRSTGLKDSVITGLCTVEGIPMALGVMDFRFMGGSMGSVVGEKLARLIETATAKRAPVLIVCASGGARMQEGMLSLMQMAKISGALERHRKAELLYLPLLTHPTTGGVTASFAMLGDLILAEPKALIGFAGRRVIEQTLREKLPDDFQTAEYLQDHGFVDHIVPRTKLRSTLASLLTMHGYSKAVAA; this is translated from the coding sequence ATGTCGCTATTCGACTGGTTTGCCGATCGCCGCAAGACCGCTCCTGCGGTGCGCAATGCCCAGGAGGTCAACGAGGACGATGGCCTCTGGAGCAAATGCCCTGAATGCGGGCTGGTGGTCTATCGCAAGGATCTGGCAGCCAACGCCAGCGTCTGCAGCGGCTGTGGATACCACCATCGGATCTTCAGCGAGGAGCGGATTCGTCTGATCGCCGATGAGGGCAGCTTTGAAGCGCTCGATACCGAGCTCTGCCCCACCGATCCCCTCGCCTTTAAGGATCGTCGCAGCTATGCCGATCGCATTCGTGACACCCAGCGCTCCACCGGACTGAAGGACAGCGTCATCACCGGGCTATGCACCGTCGAGGGCATCCCCATGGCCCTAGGGGTGATGGATTTCCGCTTCATGGGCGGTTCCATGGGCTCGGTCGTCGGCGAAAAGCTGGCCCGCCTGATTGAAACGGCCACCGCTAAACGGGCACCCGTTCTGATCGTCTGCGCCTCGGGTGGGGCACGAATGCAGGAAGGGATGCTCTCCCTGATGCAGATGGCCAAGATCTCCGGTGCCCTGGAGCGCCATCGCAAAGCGGAGTTGCTCTACCTGCCGCTGCTGACCCACCCGACCACGGGGGGGGTGACCGCCAGCTTCGCCATGCTCGGCGACCTGATCCTGGCGGAGCCCAAGGCCTTGATTGGCTTTGCTGGTCGGCGCGTGATCGAGCAGACCCTGCGGGAGAAACTGCCCGACGATTTCCAAACAGCTGAATACCTGCAGGACCACGGCTTCGTGGATCACATCGTGCCGCGCACCAAGCTCCGCAGCACCCTGGCCAGCCTGCTGACCATGCACGGCTACAGCAAAGCGGTCGCCGCATGA
- a CDS encoding Gfo/Idh/MocA family protein: protein MTGSTTTQRPLGVALVGLGFGEKVHLPALRDCPLTEPVALWHHRSERLDQACSSHGLPGFSDFDALLADPRVDALVIATPPEPRFALAQAAIAAGKHLLLEKPVALEAAQVESLQRQALQAGVSVAVDFEYRGVPEFQQFAALLESGAVGTPWLVKLDWLMGSRADASRPWNWYSQRAAGGGVLGSLGTHAFDTLHWLVGPTRSLSAQRSMAIPQRPLADGSGRMAAVDAEDIALLQLELEDRQGRSIPAQVALASVTKPGRGYWIEVYGSEGSLVLGSSNQSDYVHGFKLWRSSSSGALEEISPDPSLAFPQTWPDGRLAAVRRITQWWAEAAQEGRPIVPGLSEAVWSQRVCDLALESADSGLRARL, encoded by the coding sequence GTGACCGGATCCACCACCACCCAGCGTCCCCTGGGTGTCGCCCTTGTTGGTTTGGGGTTCGGGGAAAAGGTGCACCTGCCCGCCCTGCGGGACTGCCCGCTCACCGAACCGGTGGCCCTCTGGCATCACCGCAGCGAGCGGCTCGATCAAGCCTGCAGTAGCCACGGACTACCCGGCTTCAGCGATTTCGATGCCCTTCTGGCCGATCCCCGGGTGGATGCCCTGGTCATCGCCACCCCTCCTGAACCCCGCTTCGCCCTGGCGCAGGCCGCCATCGCCGCCGGCAAACACCTGCTGTTGGAAAAACCCGTCGCCCTTGAGGCCGCCCAGGTGGAGAGCCTGCAACGCCAGGCCCTCCAGGCGGGCGTGAGCGTGGCCGTGGACTTTGAGTACCGCGGCGTCCCGGAGTTTCAACAATTCGCGGCACTGCTGGAGAGCGGTGCTGTCGGCACGCCCTGGCTGGTGAAACTGGACTGGTTAATGGGAAGCCGGGCCGATGCCAGTCGTCCCTGGAACTGGTATTCCCAGCGGGCCGCTGGCGGTGGGGTGCTCGGATCGCTGGGAACCCATGCCTTTGACACCCTGCATTGGCTGGTGGGGCCGACCCGCAGCCTGAGCGCCCAGCGCAGCATGGCCATCCCCCAGCGTCCCCTGGCGGATGGCAGTGGACGGATGGCCGCCGTGGATGCCGAAGACATTGCCCTACTGCAACTGGAGTTAGAGGACCGTCAGGGCCGCTCCATCCCCGCCCAGGTCGCCCTGGCCTCGGTGACCAAACCCGGACGGGGCTACTGGATCGAGGTCTACGGCAGCGAGGGCAGCCTGGTACTGGGGTCGAGCAACCAAAGCGACTACGTCCACGGCTTCAAGCTCTGGCGCTCCAGCAGCTCAGGTGCCCTCGAGGAAATCAGCCCTGATCCCAGCCTGGCCTTCCCCCAGACCTGGCCCGACGGTCGACTGGCCGCCGTCCGCCGCATCACCCAGTGGTGGGCCGAGGCCGCCCAAGAGGGCCGACCGATCGTTCCCGGGCTCTCAGAAGCCGTCTGGAGCCAGCGGGTTTGCGATCTGGCACTGGAATCGGCCGACAGCGGGCTCAGAGCCAGGCTTTAA
- the fba gene encoding class II fructose-bisphosphate aldolase (catalyzes the reversible aldol condensation of dihydroxyacetonephosphate and glyceraldehyde 3-phosphate in the Calvin cycle, glycolysis, and/or gluconeogenesis), with protein sequence MALVPLRLLLDHAAENGYGIPAFNVNNLEQVQSIMEAAYETDSPVILQASRGARQYAGENFLRHLILAAVETYPDIPVVMHQDHGNSPSTCFGAAANGFTSVMMDGSLEADAKTPASYEYNVAVTKEVVDVAHAIGVSVEGELGCLGSLETGMGEAEDGHGFEGKLDHSQLLTDPAEAADFVAKTKVDALAIAIGTSHGAYKFTRKPTGEVLAISRIAEIHKAIPNTHLVMHGSSSVPQEWLEMINKFGGAIPETYGVPVEEIQEGIRNGVRKVNIDTDNRLAFTAAVREAAMKDPANFDPRHFNKPARAYMKQVCLDRYQQFWCAGNASKIKQRDINYYAGLYAKGELDAKSAVAA encoded by the coding sequence ATGGCGCTCGTTCCGCTTCGGCTGCTGCTCGACCACGCCGCTGAAAACGGCTACGGCATCCCTGCTTTCAACGTCAACAACCTTGAGCAGGTGCAGTCGATCATGGAGGCTGCCTACGAGACCGATAGCCCCGTCATCCTGCAGGCCTCCCGCGGCGCCCGTCAGTACGCCGGTGAGAACTTCCTGCGTCACCTGATCCTGGCTGCCGTTGAGACCTATCCCGACATCCCCGTCGTGATGCACCAGGACCACGGCAACAGCCCTTCCACCTGCTTCGGTGCTGCCGCCAACGGCTTCACCTCCGTGATGATGGACGGCTCCCTGGAGGCCGACGCCAAGACCCCTGCCAGCTACGAGTACAACGTGGCTGTCACCAAGGAAGTGGTGGATGTGGCCCACGCCATCGGCGTGAGCGTTGAGGGTGAGCTGGGTTGCCTGGGCTCCCTGGAAACCGGCATGGGCGAAGCCGAGGACGGCCACGGTTTCGAGGGCAAGCTCGACCACAGCCAGCTTCTGACCGATCCCGCCGAGGCTGCTGACTTCGTCGCCAAGACCAAGGTCGACGCTCTGGCCATTGCCATTGGCACCAGCCACGGCGCTTACAAATTCACCCGTAAGCCCACCGGTGAAGTGCTGGCCATCAGCCGCATTGCTGAAATCCACAAGGCCATCCCCAACACCCACCTGGTGATGCACGGTTCGTCCTCCGTGCCCCAGGAATGGCTGGAGATGATCAACAAGTTCGGTGGTGCCATCCCCGAGACCTATGGCGTTCCGGTCGAGGAAATCCAGGAAGGCATCCGCAACGGTGTCCGCAAGGTCAACATCGACACCGACAACCGCCTGGCCTTCACCGCCGCTGTGCGTGAAGCCGCGATGAAGGATCCCGCCAACTTCGACCCCCGCCACTTCAACAAGCCCGCCCGGGCCTACATGAAGCAGGTCTGCCTCGATCGCTACCAGCAGTTCTGGTGTGCCGGCAACGCCAGCAAGATCAAGCAGCGCGACATCAACTACTACGCCGGCCTCTACGCCAAGGGCGAACTGGACGCCAAGTCCGCCGTGGCTGCCTGA